The following proteins come from a genomic window of Vallitalea longa:
- a CDS encoding response regulator transcription factor: MKALIIDDEQYIREGLKSLIDWNSLGFEIAGEAKNGKEGLMKIKELHPEVCVVDIRMPVMDGIKMIEQASQEKIKCKFIILSGYRDFEYAQRAMECNVNKYVLKPIDEDQLVEKLQEVRDEIIKTNAQLRYVEESTNLSKDKVIHKIIMQKSPSIMWMNQWYNFQLPWNSYHIVLIDFLEDVTTVKKAMARKILEEFIKNGDYGVVFQIEEYVGIVIKNILFEHNFLLLEKMKILLKQEVLIDTIIAVGRKVKDINDIYLSFTDAKMLLKHSFIYGDEKILSSGLLDKRREVELETDNFDIDVYTDNLYAAIDVNSMKSINDILEDMLDNYKILGWSSEKIKAYYVNLYVKITTILFEKNKELKNMELLNERILEKLYTQGSLIKLHGFVKYQLVTISDILSAKRPTEIIHKIINYVERNYDKEIKIDDLGKIFNYNSAYLGKQFKNQTGNYFNTFLDQVRINNAKKLLVNTDYKIYEIAKKVGYKEPDYFTIKFKKYVDQSPNAYRNSKKGER, encoded by the coding sequence TTGAAAGCATTGATAATAGATGATGAACAGTACATACGTGAAGGATTGAAGTCATTGATTGATTGGAATTCATTAGGTTTTGAAATTGCAGGAGAAGCAAAGAACGGAAAAGAAGGTCTTATGAAGATTAAAGAGTTACATCCTGAGGTATGTGTAGTGGATATTAGAATGCCTGTAATGGATGGAATTAAAATGATTGAACAAGCTTCTCAAGAAAAAATAAAATGCAAGTTCATCATATTAAGTGGTTATCGTGATTTTGAATATGCTCAGAGAGCTATGGAATGCAATGTCAATAAATATGTCTTGAAACCAATTGATGAAGATCAGCTTGTAGAGAAATTACAAGAAGTAAGAGATGAAATAATTAAAACCAATGCGCAGCTTAGATATGTTGAAGAAAGTACTAATCTATCAAAAGATAAAGTGATACATAAGATAATAATGCAGAAATCCCCTAGTATCATGTGGATGAATCAGTGGTATAATTTTCAACTGCCTTGGAATAGTTATCACATAGTTTTAATTGATTTTCTAGAAGATGTAACTACTGTTAAGAAGGCGATGGCAAGGAAAATACTCGAAGAATTTATCAAAAATGGAGATTATGGTGTTGTATTTCAAATAGAAGAATATGTAGGAATTGTAATCAAAAATATATTGTTCGAACATAATTTTCTTCTTCTAGAGAAAATGAAAATATTATTAAAGCAGGAAGTATTAATTGATACCATTATAGCTGTTGGTAGAAAGGTAAAGGATATTAATGATATTTATCTTTCTTTTACTGATGCTAAGATGTTGTTGAAGCATAGTTTCATATATGGGGATGAAAAAATTCTAAGTAGTGGTTTGTTGGATAAGAGAAGAGAGGTAGAATTAGAGACTGATAATTTTGATATTGATGTATATACTGATAATCTATATGCTGCAATAGATGTTAACAGTATGAAGAGTATCAATGATATACTAGAGGATATGTTGGATAACTACAAGATTCTTGGATGGTCTTCAGAAAAAATAAAAGCCTATTATGTTAATCTGTATGTAAAAATCACAACCATATTATTTGAGAAAAACAAAGAATTAAAGAATATGGAACTTCTTAATGAAAGAATATTGGAAAAGTTATATACACAGGGGAGTTTAATTAAGTTACATGGATTCGTGAAATATCAGCTTGTAACCATATCTGATATATTATCTGCAAAAAGACCTACAGAGATTATCCATAAAATAATCAATTACGTTGAAAGAAATTATGATAAAGAAATAAAAATTGATGATCTAGGAAAAATCTTCAATTATAATAGTGCTTATCTAGGAAAACAGTTTAAAAATCAAACAGGAAACTATTTCAATACATTCCTTGATCAGGTAAGAATAAATAATGCAAAGAAATTATTAGTCAATACTGATTATAAAATCTATGAGATAGCGAAAAAAGTTGGTTATAAAGAGCCAGACTATTTTACTATAAAATTCAAAAAATACGTTGATCAATCTCCTAATGCTTATCGGAATTCAAAAAAAGGTGAAAGGTAA
- a CDS encoding ABC transporter permease, protein MKGNIALVEGESPKNNKNKSLKKTLYKQRYLILMILPFIIWVIVFKYIPLWGWSIAFQDYKPKPGLSMFDYPFVGLKHFINLFKDPMFYQVMRNTLAMSFMQLIFGFPLPIIFAILLNELKGIRFKKLVQTVSYLPHFVSWVIVAGLFTTMLSNDGIVNEILLKLNLIDSPISFFAIPKYFWGICTSSEIWKELGWNSIIFLAAIAGISPDLYEAARVDGANRWKSIWHITLPGIRDTILVILVLNIGWIISIGFEKQYLMGNSLVQDYSKVLDLYVLEYGIRLGRYSFGTAIGIFKSVVSIVLLVSANKLSKAINGKAVI, encoded by the coding sequence GTGAAAGGGAATATAGCTTTAGTTGAAGGAGAATCACCAAAGAATAATAAAAATAAATCACTTAAAAAAACTCTCTATAAGCAGAGATACTTGATATTGATGATACTACCATTTATTATTTGGGTTATTGTTTTTAAGTATATTCCACTATGGGGATGGTCAATAGCTTTTCAGGATTATAAACCGAAACCAGGATTATCGATGTTCGATTATCCATTTGTAGGGCTAAAACATTTTATAAACTTGTTCAAAGATCCTATGTTCTATCAAGTTATGAGAAATACATTGGCAATGAGTTTCATGCAGCTGATATTTGGATTTCCGCTTCCTATAATTTTTGCGATATTGTTGAATGAACTAAAAGGTATTAGATTCAAGAAATTGGTTCAAACAGTATCATATCTACCACACTTTGTTTCTTGGGTTATTGTTGCTGGTTTATTTACAACTATGCTATCTAATGATGGGATAGTCAATGAAATCTTATTGAAGCTGAATTTAATCGACAGCCCTATTTCTTTTTTTGCAATACCAAAGTATTTCTGGGGTATTTGTACTAGTTCAGAAATATGGAAGGAGCTTGGATGGAATTCAATAATATTCTTAGCAGCCATAGCTGGAATAAGTCCAGATCTGTATGAGGCGGCTAGAGTGGATGGTGCCAATAGATGGAAATCCATATGGCATATCACTCTGCCAGGGATAAGAGATACTATATTGGTTATACTTGTGCTTAATATTGGCTGGATAATAAGTATTGGATTCGAGAAACAGTATCTAATGGGTAATTCATTGGTACAGGATTATTCGAAAGTCCTTGATTTATATGTACTTGAATATGGTATCAGACTAGGCAGATATTCATTTGGAACAGCAATTGGAATATTCAAATCCGTAGTTAGTATCGTTTTATTAGTATCTGCCAACAAACTATCCAAAGCGATAAATGGTAAAGCTGTTATATAG
- a CDS encoding carbohydrate ABC transporter permease, with protein sequence MKLIIKGNKTKRKRKKLSDRIADVIIVLFMIFVLVITAYPFLNVLAVSLNDASDSVRGGIYIWPRVFTLRNYEEVFKDSILFTAFRNSVFRTIVGSGLGVISTMLVAYVISRKDFFARKFVAGLFAVTLYVSGGMIPEFLLIKNLRLINNFAVYLIPGLIGVYYIYIVRSFIDGIPFAIQEAAKIDGANDLQIFYKVIMPLCKPVMATVALFYAVSHWNSWFDTYLYASGKDSLTTLQYELMKVLNNSNTAAAGSMIKAKANTLKVKTVTPQSIRMAITIVATLPILIVYPFLQKYFVKGMTLGAVKN encoded by the coding sequence ATGAAATTAATAATTAAAGGTAATAAGACAAAGAGAAAAAGAAAAAAATTATCTGATAGAATTGCTGATGTTATTATTGTGCTTTTTATGATATTCGTCTTGGTTATAACGGCATATCCTTTTCTTAATGTATTAGCGGTTTCTCTTAATGATGCAAGTGACAGTGTGAGAGGAGGTATATATATATGGCCCAGAGTATTTACACTAAGAAATTATGAAGAGGTCTTTAAGGATAGTATTCTTTTTACTGCTTTCAGGAATTCAGTTTTCAGGACTATTGTTGGTTCAGGACTTGGAGTAATCAGTACTATGCTGGTTGCTTATGTGATAAGCAGAAAAGATTTTTTTGCCAGAAAATTCGTTGCAGGTTTGTTTGCAGTAACTCTCTATGTAAGTGGGGGGATGATTCCAGAGTTTTTGCTTATAAAAAATCTTAGGCTGATTAATAATTTTGCTGTTTATCTGATACCAGGACTCATTGGAGTTTATTATATATATATTGTCCGTTCCTTTATTGACGGTATTCCTTTTGCTATTCAAGAAGCTGCTAAGATTGATGGGGCTAATGATTTACAGATATTTTATAAGGTCATCATGCCATTATGTAAGCCTGTTATGGCAACAGTAGCTTTATTTTACGCAGTTTCACATTGGAATTCTTGGTTTGATACTTATCTATATGCAAGTGGAAAAGATAGTTTGACCACTTTGCAGTATGAGTTGATGAAAGTACTTAATAATTCTAATACTGCAGCCGCGGGTAGTATGATTAAGGCAAAAGCAAACACCCTTAAAGTAAAAACAGTTACACCTCAGTCAATTCGAATGGCTATAACAATAGTTGCTACTTTGCCAATACTGATCGTATATCCGTTTTTACAAAAATATTTTGTTAAAGGTATGACATTAGGAGCTGTTAAGAATTAA
- a CDS encoding ABC transporter substrate-binding protein produces the protein MNLVIRKKFILVICFLMVFSVFTGCGKKEDTEKELSSESTKDIADEKDKNEEKTFTYWSADTTAGQLDDKYNSDVSRKIKELTGVTLRKEFAVGDPREKLSFMAASGEYPDFIYALEYSNIIVDAGGFIKLDGLIDEYGPNIKKLYGDDLARLRWSKEDPSIYFLGLPEIGKVKFEPESGFEIQHAALKELGYPKMETLKDYEEAIKKYVEANPEINGKPTIGLSLLADDWRIKISLTNPGVFSTGGADDGEWFYDKEKERAILHVTRPEEKEYFRWLNHMNDIGLLDKESFIQKYDQYQSKIAEGRVVAITDSKWQYSAAEQSLVAAGMSDRTYAMFPLVIEEGVVNKDFRPTGYSGGYGIGISTSCKDPVAAIKFLDWMCTDEAQILARWGIEGQHYDVIDGKRTFKPEVFKAWTEDPSFATETGIGIYSWPWPGYGQGAIDKKGDYYHPTFKDTIIDAYNESEKETLAHYGATMWKDLYPSEEDIEKSEYGVLWQINIPSDTEASVIMAKYDETTAKRIPEAILASPDEFDEIWDDYQQELVDVGIHKLEDEFNKLLQDKLNLWSN, from the coding sequence ATGAATTTAGTAATCAGAAAAAAATTTATTCTAGTTATATGCTTTTTAATGGTTTTCAGTGTATTTACTGGATGTGGTAAGAAAGAAGATACTGAAAAAGAGTTGTCTTCTGAGTCTACTAAAGATATTGCTGATGAAAAAGACAAGAATGAAGAGAAGACATTTACTTATTGGAGTGCAGACACTACTGCAGGTCAGCTGGATGACAAGTATAATAGTGATGTTTCCAGAAAGATTAAGGAGTTGACGGGAGTTACACTTCGTAAGGAATTCGCTGTAGGGGATCCTAGAGAAAAATTATCTTTTATGGCAGCCAGTGGAGAATATCCAGACTTCATATATGCACTGGAGTATTCTAACATCATAGTTGATGCAGGAGGATTCATCAAGCTGGATGGTCTTATAGATGAATATGGACCTAATATAAAGAAATTGTATGGAGATGATTTAGCTAGACTTAGATGGAGCAAAGAAGATCCTTCAATCTACTTTTTAGGTTTACCTGAGATAGGTAAGGTGAAATTTGAACCAGAAAGTGGATTCGAGATTCAGCATGCGGCATTAAAAGAGTTGGGATATCCTAAGATGGAGACTCTAAAAGATTATGAAGAAGCTATCAAGAAGTATGTAGAGGCTAATCCTGAGATAAATGGAAAACCAACTATAGGATTATCGTTACTAGCTGATGATTGGAGAATCAAGATTTCTTTAACTAATCCTGGTGTATTTTCAACAGGAGGTGCTGATGATGGTGAGTGGTTTTATGATAAAGAAAAAGAAAGAGCGATTTTACATGTAACGAGACCTGAAGAGAAAGAGTATTTCAGATGGTTGAATCATATGAATGATATAGGATTACTAGATAAAGAGAGTTTCATCCAGAAGTATGACCAATATCAATCTAAGATCGCTGAAGGTAGAGTAGTTGCCATAACGGATTCAAAATGGCAGTACTCAGCAGCGGAACAATCCTTAGTGGCAGCAGGTATGTCTGACAGAACTTATGCAATGTTTCCATTAGTTATCGAAGAAGGTGTAGTAAATAAAGATTTCAGACCTACTGGATATAGCGGTGGATATGGTATTGGGATTTCCACAAGCTGTAAAGATCCAGTAGCGGCCATAAAATTCCTTGACTGGATGTGTACTGACGAAGCACAGATTCTTGCAAGATGGGGAATAGAAGGGCAACATTATGATGTTATTGACGGAAAACGTACATTCAAACCTGAGGTTTTCAAAGCATGGACAGAGGACCCTTCTTTTGCAACTGAAACAGGAATAGGAATATATAGTTGGCCATGGCCTGGATATGGTCAAGGAGCTATAGATAAGAAGGGTGATTATTATCATCCTACATTCAAAGATACAATTATTGATGCTTATAATGAAAGCGAAAAAGAGACTTTGGCACATTATGGTGCTACTATGTGGAAAGATCTATATCCATCAGAAGAAGACATTGAAAAGAGTGAATACGGAGTTCTATGGCAGATTAACATTCCAAGCGACACAGAAGCAAGTGTAATCATGGCAAAATATGATGAAACAACAGCTAAGAGGATACCTGAAGCAATTCTTGCATCACCGGATGAATTTGATGAAATATGGGATGATTATCAGCAGGAGTTAGTTGACGTAGGTATACATAAATTAGAAGACGAGTTTAATAAACTTCTACAGGATAAGTTGAACTTATGGTCAAATTGA